The Streptomyces laurentii genome contains a region encoding:
- a CDS encoding hypothetical protein (identified by MetaGeneAnnotator; putative;~sequence version:1) codes for MGDGNTGETSRRAPPFRRSHPAVFRNGPGLLSVRPTRAEGVVERRWAVTESRTDSGSVEAHGGRRQGRAGHREAPAQGVDGVPGPPTLSAVDTFVMAAIATAVQRRPV; via the coding sequence GTGGGGGACGGGAACACGGGGGAAACCTCCCGGCGAGCGCCGCCTTTCCGCAGGTCGCACCCTGCGGTTTTCCGTAACGGCCCCGGTCTTCTCTCCGTCAGGCCGACGCGGGCCGAGGGAGTGGTCGAACGCCGGTGGGCAGTGACGGAGAGCCGGACGGACTCAGGGAGTGTCGAGGCGCACGGCGGTCGTCGCCAGGGTCGTGCAGGGCATCGTGAAGCGCCCGCCCAGGGAGTCGATGGCGTCCCCGGCCCGCCCACCCTGTCGGCCGTCGACACGTTCGTGATGGCTGCCATCGCCACCGCCGTCCAACGACGGCCGGTCTGA
- a CDS encoding hypothetical protein (Hypothetical protein XNR_2359 [Streptomyces albus J1074];~identified by MetaGeneAnnotator; putative) yields MADSRAVTTPIKKFQVTFDCAEPVRLAHFWCEALGYVVKPPPEGFADWDAYTRSLPPDERPTAFACTDPSGEGPRVLFMKVPEGKVVKNRVHLDVRVGTGLVGEERLAVLEAECVRLEALGAVRGTLLKADGVNESCQVMQDIEGNEFCLD; encoded by the coding sequence GTGGCAGACTCACGCGCCGTGACGACGCCGATCAAGAAGTTCCAGGTCACCTTCGACTGCGCCGAACCCGTGCGGCTCGCCCATTTCTGGTGCGAGGCGCTGGGGTACGTCGTGAAGCCGCCGCCGGAGGGATTCGCCGACTGGGACGCGTACACCCGCTCGCTGCCGCCCGACGAGCGGCCCACCGCCTTCGCCTGCACCGATCCCTCGGGCGAGGGGCCGCGCGTGCTGTTCATGAAGGTCCCCGAAGGAAAAGTCGTCAAGAACCGCGTGCACCTCGATGTGCGGGTCGGCACCGGGCTTGTGGGCGAGGAGCGTCTCGCCGTACTCGAGGCGGAGTGCGTACGCCTTGAGGCGCTCGGCGCGGTGCGCGGAACCCTCCTGAAGGCCGATGGCGTCAATGAGTCGTGCCAGGTCATGCAGGACATCGAGGGCAACGAGTTCTGCCTGGACTGA
- a CDS encoding peptidoglycan-binding domain 1 protein (BacA isa bacterial lysin from Enterococcus faecalis that degrades bacterial cell walls by catalyzing the hydrolysis of 1,4-beta-linkages between N-acetylmuramic acid and N-acetyl-D-glucosamine residues. BacA is homologous to the YbfG and YkuG lysins of...; cd06418;~identified by MetaGeneAnnotator; putative;~peptidoglycan-binding domain 1 protein [Streptomyces viridochromogenes DSM40736]), which produces MARHRLSKKSRYIAAGTGAAVAVAGAVVVAQTSSAATVWPAQKTFTGRAFDTCTAPSLAAMNAWKTTGFYGGAAVYIGGRNRGCAQPNLTASWVKSVNAGGWKLIPLYVGAQPPCQTSANPEKFTAANAASLGASNALDAVAKASALGMKPGSPVYLDMEPYDITNKACNDAVLTYVRSFTKTLRAKTYRGGFYGFSSSSAKAIATATDRTDLPGNLWYALWDKQNTTTADWPWKATLYTDHSRGHQYLVNSKETRAGYTLTVDQNAWDGPVAIIG; this is translated from the coding sequence ATGGCACGTCATCGGCTTTCCAAGAAGAGTCGCTACATAGCCGCCGGGACGGGCGCGGCGGTCGCGGTCGCGGGTGCGGTCGTCGTGGCGCAGACCTCGTCGGCGGCCACGGTCTGGCCGGCGCAGAAGACGTTCACGGGCCGGGCGTTCGACACCTGCACGGCGCCGTCTCTCGCGGCGATGAACGCGTGGAAGACGACGGGGTTCTACGGTGGCGCCGCCGTGTACATCGGCGGCAGGAACCGCGGCTGCGCCCAGCCCAACCTCACCGCGTCCTGGGTGAAGTCGGTGAATGCCGGGGGCTGGAAGCTGATCCCGCTGTACGTCGGCGCCCAGCCGCCGTGCCAGACCAGCGCCAACCCGGAGAAGTTCACGGCGGCCAACGCGGCCTCGCTCGGCGCGAGCAACGCGCTGGACGCGGTGGCGAAGGCGTCGGCGCTCGGCATGAAGCCCGGCAGCCCGGTCTACCTCGACATGGAGCCGTACGACATCACCAACAAGGCGTGCAACGACGCCGTGCTGACCTATGTGCGGTCGTTCACGAAGACGCTGCGGGCCAAGACCTACCGGGGCGGTTTCTACGGCTTCAGCAGCTCCAGCGCCAAGGCCATCGCCACCGCGACCGACCGGACGGACCTGCCGGGCAACCTCTGGTACGCGCTGTGGGACAAGCAGAACACCACCACCGCCGACTGGCCGTGGAAGGCGACGCTGTACACCGATCACAGCCGCGGTCACCAGTATCTGGTCAACAGCAAGGAGACTCGGGCCGGTTACACCTTGACCGTCGACCAGAACGCGTGGGACGGTCCGGTCGCGATCATCGGCTGA
- a CDS encoding response regulator receiver protein (C-terminal DNA-binding domain of LuxR-like proteins. This domain contains a helix-turn-helix motif and binds DNA. Proteins belonging to this group are response regulators; some act as transcriptional activators, others as transcriptional repressors. Many...; cd06170;~DNA binding residues [nucleotide binding];~KEGG: ank:AnaeK_1881 two component transcriptional regulator, LuxR family;~Response regulator containing a CheY-like receiver domain and an HTH DNA-binding domain [Signal transduction mechanisms / Transcription]; COG2197;~Signal receiver domain; originally thought to be unique to bacteria (CheY, OmpR, NtrC, and PhoB), now recently identified in eukaroytes ETR1 Arabidopsis thaliana; this domain receives the signal from the sensor partner in a two-component systems; cd00156;~Signal receiver domain; originally thought to be unique to bacteria (CheY, OmpR, NtrC, and PhoB), now recently identified in eukaroytes ETR1 Arabidopsis thaliana; this domain receives the signal from the sensor partner in a two-component systems; cl17736;~dimerization interface [polypeptide binding];~identified by MetaGeneAnnotator; putative;~intermolecular recognition site;~phosphorylation site [posttranslational modification];~response regulator receiver protein [Streptosporangium roseum DSM43021]), with protein MRVILAEDSTLLREGLVRLLVEEGHEVLAALPDAVTLLKETEEQRPDVVVADIRMPPTHTDEGLRAAVEIRERWPDTGVLVLSQHIERNYAAQLLATNAERVGYLLKDRVAQVEEFLDALERVHAGGAAIDPEVVRHLVIRTTHGDPLARLTPRERTVLEALAQGLTNAAIAKKLHISLSSVEKNLNAVFDKLELSHTEGYSRRILAVLRYLES; from the coding sequence ATGCGCGTGATCCTCGCCGAAGACTCGACCCTGCTGCGGGAGGGCCTGGTCCGGCTGCTCGTCGAGGAGGGCCACGAGGTGCTCGCCGCGCTGCCCGACGCCGTCACCCTGCTGAAGGAGACCGAGGAACAGCGGCCGGACGTGGTCGTGGCCGACATCCGGATGCCCCCGACGCACACCGACGAAGGGCTGCGGGCCGCGGTGGAGATCCGCGAGCGCTGGCCGGACACGGGCGTGCTCGTGCTCTCCCAGCACATCGAACGCAACTACGCCGCCCAGCTGTTGGCGACGAACGCCGAGCGGGTGGGCTATCTCCTCAAGGACCGCGTGGCGCAGGTCGAGGAGTTCCTCGACGCGCTGGAACGCGTCCACGCCGGCGGCGCCGCGATCGACCCGGAGGTGGTACGCCACCTCGTGATCCGCACCACCCACGGCGACCCGCTCGCCCGGCTCACCCCGCGCGAGCGCACCGTACTGGAGGCGCTGGCCCAGGGCCTGACGAACGCGGCGATCGCGAAGAAGCTGCACATCTCCCTGAGTTCGGTGGAGAAGAACCTCAACGCGGTCTTCGACAAACTGGAGTTGTCGCACACCGAGGGCTACAGCCGCCGCATCCTCGCGGTGCTCCGCTACCTGGAGTCGTGA
- a CDS encoding trehalose 6-phosphate phosphorylase (Glycosyl hydrolase family 65 central catalytic domain; pfam03632;~Glycosyl hydrolase family 65, N-terminal domain; pfam03636;~Trehalose and maltose hydrolases (possible phosphorylases) [Carbohydrate transportand metabolism]; COG1554;~identified by MetaGeneAnnotator; putative;~trehalose 6-phosphate phosphorylase [Streptomyces sp. Mg1]) yields MVNLPNWTALRYRRLPDDGPPGEWLTPDSDELRHYEVRLDLRGGVLTRHLYFQDGHGRGLRVVHTRIVHMGDAGLAAQRTVFHAYGWSGAVEVRSVLDGGVVNAGIDRYLNLEGCHLTDHRTGFAPGGVAWLTCRTTDPGVHLAPAVRTVTRPVRPAEETATDTGTVQTYRLPVGPGRSVSVVKTLALHDTADRPPVAPPDAALGAALDAAARAPAFPRLLATHRAAWRRLWEQGDLHVPGEAGRILRLHLFHLLQTLSPHTAQLDVGVPARGLHGEAYRGHVFWDELFVLPYLDLHFPKVARALLLYRHRRLPAAREAAREIGGTGAMYPWQSASSGREETQQLHLNPRSGRWLPDHSRLQRHVGSAVAYNVWRYAQTTGDQGFLRGPGAETLLEIARFWAGSAHYDPALRRYRIRGVMGPDEYHDAYPEATSPGVDDNAYTNATAAWVLARGLDLLRELPGTRRAELRDLMALDTTEIERWEDVSRRLYVPFHQGVVSQFEGYGELAELDWPGYAERYGDIRRLDRILEAEGDTVNRYQASKQADTLMLGYLFRPRDLAGLFDRLGYRLDDETWRATLAYYLRRTSHGSTLSSLVHGWILARQQGADAWRYCEEALIGDVADIQGGTTGEGIHLGAMAGTVDLVERGITGLEAGPDGLRIAPVPLAEIPRFTFTVGFQGHHGIRLRVLPGRLAVRVPPSPLDPLTVVLPGERRFAIAPGEERWFRL; encoded by the coding sequence ATGGTCAACCTGCCGAACTGGACGGCGCTGCGCTACCGCCGGCTGCCCGACGACGGGCCGCCCGGCGAGTGGCTGACCCCCGACTCCGACGAACTGCGCCACTACGAGGTACGGCTGGACCTGCGCGGCGGGGTGCTCACCCGGCACCTGTACTTCCAGGACGGTCACGGCCGCGGCCTGCGCGTCGTCCACACCAGGATCGTGCACATGGGAGACGCCGGGCTCGCGGCACAGCGCACCGTCTTCCACGCCTACGGCTGGAGCGGCGCCGTCGAGGTCCGTTCCGTCCTCGACGGCGGGGTCGTCAACGCGGGCATCGACCGCTACCTGAACCTCGAAGGGTGTCATCTCACCGATCACCGCACCGGGTTCGCCCCCGGTGGCGTCGCCTGGCTGACCTGCCGTACGACGGACCCCGGCGTCCACCTCGCGCCCGCCGTCCGCACGGTCACCCGCCCGGTGCGCCCCGCCGAGGAGACGGCCACGGACACCGGCACCGTCCAGACGTACCGGCTGCCGGTCGGCCCCGGCCGCTCCGTGAGCGTCGTCAAGACCCTCGCCCTGCACGACACGGCCGACCGGCCGCCCGTCGCCCCTCCCGACGCGGCGCTCGGCGCCGCCCTCGACGCGGCCGCCCGCGCCCCCGCCTTCCCCCGGCTCCTCGCCACCCACCGCGCGGCCTGGCGGCGCCTGTGGGAGCAGGGCGATCTGCACGTCCCCGGCGAGGCCGGCCGCATCCTGCGCCTGCACCTGTTCCACCTGCTCCAGACGCTCTCCCCGCACACGGCCCAGCTGGACGTCGGTGTGCCCGCGCGCGGTCTGCACGGCGAGGCGTACCGGGGCCATGTCTTCTGGGACGAACTCTTCGTCCTGCCGTACCTCGATCTGCACTTTCCCAAGGTGGCCCGCGCGCTGCTCCTGTACCGCCACCGCCGCCTCCCGGCCGCCCGCGAGGCGGCCCGCGAGATCGGTGGAACCGGCGCCATGTACCCCTGGCAGAGTGCGAGTTCGGGCCGAGAGGAGACCCAGCAGCTGCATCTCAACCCGCGCTCCGGGCGCTGGCTGCCCGACCACTCGCGGCTCCAGCGGCATGTCGGCTCGGCCGTCGCGTACAACGTGTGGCGATACGCGCAGACCACCGGCGACCAGGGCTTCCTGCGCGGACCCGGGGCCGAGACGCTCCTTGAGATCGCCCGCTTCTGGGCCGGGTCCGCCCACTACGACCCGGCCCTGCGGCGCTACCGGATCCGGGGCGTCATGGGCCCCGACGAGTACCACGACGCCTACCCCGAAGCCACGTCCCCGGGCGTCGACGACAACGCGTACACCAACGCCACCGCCGCCTGGGTGCTGGCCCGCGGCCTCGACCTCCTCCGCGAACTCCCCGGCACCCGGCGGGCCGAGCTACGCGACCTCATGGCGCTCGACACCACCGAGATCGAGCGCTGGGAAGACGTCTCGCGCCGCTTGTACGTGCCCTTCCACCAGGGCGTGGTGAGCCAGTTCGAGGGATACGGCGAGCTCGCCGAACTCGACTGGCCCGGCTACGCGGAACGGTACGGGGACATCCGCCGGCTCGACCGGATCCTGGAGGCCGAGGGCGACACGGTCAACCGCTACCAGGCGTCGAAACAGGCCGACACCCTCATGCTCGGCTACCTCTTCCGCCCCAGGGACCTGGCCGGCCTGTTCGACCGGCTCGGCTACCGGCTGGACGACGAGACCTGGCGCGCCACCCTCGCGTACTACCTGCGCCGCACCAGCCACGGCTCGACGCTCAGCAGCCTGGTGCACGGCTGGATCCTGGCCCGGCAGCAGGGCGCCGACGCCTGGCGCTACTGCGAGGAGGCACTTATCGGCGACGTGGCCGACATCCAGGGCGGTACGACCGGCGAGGGCATCCACCTGGGTGCGATGGCGGGCACGGTGGACCTCGTCGAACGCGGCATCACCGGCCTGGAGGCCGGCCCGGACGGCCTGCGGATCGCCCCGGTGCCGCTGGCCGAGATCCCCCGCTTCACCTTCACCGTCGGCTTCCAGGGCCACCACGGGATCCGGCTGCGCGTCCTCCCCGGCCGCCTCGCGGTCCGGGTGCCGCCGTCGCCGCTGGACCCGCTGACCGTCGTCCTGCCCGGGGAACGGCGGTTCGCCATCGCCCCGGGGGAGGAGCGATGGTTCCGCCTGTAG
- a CDS encoding alkaline phosphatase (KEGG: par:Psyc_0191 alkaline phosphatase;~SNARE associated Golgi protein; pfam09335;~Uncharacterized membrane-associated protein [Function unknown]; COG0586;~alkaline phosphatase [Streptosporangium roseum DSM43021];~identified by MetaGeneAnnotator; putative), which translates to MLHLTTLALAQEPAAGFAGWAAGLVDTMGGPGAGLAIALENLFPPLPSEVILPLTGFAAGQGVLSLVSALFWTTLGSVAGALALYWIGRLFGRDRMHAVWGRLPLVKASDLVRTEEWFARHGTKAVFLGRMVPIFRSLVSVPAGVERMRLPLFLMLTALGSLIWNSVLVLAGYWLGDQWDVVETYVGVLSKIVLVLVAVAVVAYVAVRLRARGAARHRRTP; encoded by the coding sequence ATGCTGCACCTCACGACCCTGGCGCTCGCCCAGGAGCCCGCCGCAGGGTTCGCCGGCTGGGCCGCCGGCCTCGTCGACACGATGGGCGGACCCGGGGCCGGTCTGGCCATCGCCCTGGAGAACCTCTTCCCGCCGCTGCCCAGCGAGGTGATCCTGCCGCTGACCGGCTTCGCCGCCGGGCAGGGCGTGCTCAGTCTCGTCTCGGCCCTGTTCTGGACCACGCTCGGCTCGGTCGCCGGAGCCCTCGCCCTCTACTGGATCGGCCGGCTCTTCGGACGGGACCGGATGCACGCGGTCTGGGGCAGGCTGCCGCTGGTGAAGGCCTCCGACCTGGTGCGCACCGAGGAATGGTTCGCCAGGCACGGCACGAAGGCCGTGTTCCTGGGCCGGATGGTGCCCATCTTCCGCAGCCTCGTCTCGGTCCCGGCGGGGGTGGAGCGCATGCGGCTGCCACTGTTCCTGATGCTGACGGCGCTGGGCAGCCTGATCTGGAACAGCGTCCTGGTCCTGGCCGGCTACTGGCTGGGCGACCAGTGGGACGTGGTGGAGACCTACGTCGGCGTCCTGTCGAAGATCGTCCTGGTCCTGGTGGCCGTGGCGGTCGTGGCCTATGTGGCGGTACGGCTGCGCGCCCGCGGCGCGGCCCGGCACCGGCGCACCCCGTGA
- a CDS encoding histidine kinase (identified by MetaGeneAnnotator; putative;~sequence version:1), translating into MHEDSPGTTAGPIPRPGAADREAARGEGISRPPSWPRRGTGVLLGCGTALIGLAYFLVVGTALGAFLLWPRTRPDALGVLRGGARRLADLERARRSVFFGDLFPEHYKASDPKILRFLAVRCYAGLLSAVVLALLGFGAVLAVLLGRGAVRGSLDWTELLTQVLLGGVLLFLDVQGLFSLTALDARIARECFGPSERELLRRRIDELATSRAAVVQAVDTERRRIERDLHDGVQQRLVALAMLLGRARRSRDRDPALADTLTAQAHEEAQGVLTELREVAWRVYPSALDSLGLEEALGGVAERCALPLRIDFSVPGPLPQPVETAAYFVVSEAVTNAAKHSGATAVRVRVTRLGPVLTVRIEDDGRGGADPSGTGLTGLRSRVTALDGLLRVDSPLGGPTLLTAELPCA; encoded by the coding sequence GTGCACGAGGACTCACCGGGGACGACGGCCGGCCCGATACCCCGTCCCGGGGCGGCCGATCGCGAGGCCGCGCGGGGCGAAGGCATCTCCCGGCCCCCCTCCTGGCCGCGCCGAGGCACCGGGGTCCTGCTCGGCTGCGGTACGGCCCTGATCGGCCTCGCGTACTTCCTCGTCGTCGGCACCGCCCTCGGCGCCTTCCTCCTGTGGCCCCGCACCCGCCCCGACGCGCTGGGCGTCCTCCGAGGCGGCGCCCGCCGTCTCGCGGACCTGGAACGCGCCCGCCGCTCCGTGTTCTTCGGCGACCTCTTCCCGGAGCACTACAAGGCGTCCGACCCGAAGATCCTGCGTTTCCTCGCGGTCCGCTGCTACGCGGGCCTGCTGAGCGCCGTGGTGCTCGCCCTGCTGGGCTTCGGCGCCGTCCTCGCCGTACTCCTCGGGCGGGGCGCGGTCCGCGGGAGCCTCGACTGGACCGAACTCCTCACCCAGGTACTGCTCGGCGGGGTGCTGCTCTTCCTGGACGTGCAGGGCCTGTTCTCGCTGACGGCCCTCGACGCGCGGATCGCCCGCGAGTGCTTCGGTCCCTCCGAACGCGAGCTGCTCCGGCGCCGCATCGACGAACTGGCCACCAGCCGCGCCGCCGTCGTCCAGGCCGTCGACACCGAACGCCGCCGCATCGAACGGGACTTGCACGACGGCGTCCAGCAGCGACTCGTCGCCCTCGCCATGCTGCTCGGCCGGGCCCGCCGCAGCCGCGACCGCGACCCGGCGCTGGCCGACACCCTGACCGCGCAGGCGCACGAGGAAGCCCAGGGCGTCCTGACCGAACTGCGCGAGGTGGCCTGGCGGGTGTACCCGTCGGCCCTCGACAGCCTCGGCCTCGAAGAGGCTCTGGGCGGCGTCGCCGAACGCTGCGCCCTCCCGCTGCGCATCGACTTCTCCGTACCCGGCCCACTGCCCCAACCCGTCGAGACCGCCGCCTACTTCGTCGTCTCCGAGGCGGTCACCAACGCGGCCAAGCACTCCGGGGCCACCGCCGTCCGCGTCCGCGTGACCCGGCTCGGACCCGTCCTGACCGTACGGATCGAGGACGACGGCCGCGGCGGCGCCGACCCCTCGGGCACCGGACTGACCGGACTGCGCAGCCGGGTGACCGCCCTCGACGGCCTGCTGCGCGTCGACAGCCCCCTCGGGGGACCCACCCTCCTCACCGCGGAGCTGCCATGCGCGTGA
- a CDS encoding RND superfamily drug exporter-like protein (KEGG: kfl:Kfla_5328 drug exporter-like protein of the RND superfamily;~MMPL family; pfam03176;~RND superfamily drug exporter-like protein [Micromonospora aurantiaca ATCC27029];~identified by MetaGeneAnnotator; putative), with protein MRKKPATVRIARWSATHPWSAIGLWAAFVALCLFLGGAAGTQKISDEESGVGESGRAGRITASGHFTEKPEENVLITAVSGGKPDPALAEAAARELGNRMRALAEVERVGAPVPAPDGTALLLPVTMRGDTENADRRVQPLLDASAAVERSHEGLRIEQVGTGSTAKGLTETLGEDFEKAELISLPLTLLILLVVFGAIIAAGVPVLLALSSVGAAIGLSALASHVLPETSAVGNVILLMGMAVGVDYSLFYLKREREERRKGARHLDALDIAAETSGHTVVVSGTTVIVAMAGLYLAQEATFASLATGSIIVVAVAVLASLTVLPALLAALGPWVDRPRVPFLWRLTPRSGESRLWPALLKPALARPALTLVVSVGALLLLAVPALDMKLKQPGSDDLSRDIAVVRAMDRLTAAFPSKGTSHQVAVRAPAAESARVKAALNTLLTRTERNDLFAHDQRPAIRESADHRVHTVSVGTPYPPRSEEAGRSLELLRAWTPAALRAVPGVESAVGGKVAQGVDFTGHLERRMPYVVGFVLLLTLVTMALIFRSLAVALSAIALNLLSAAASFGVLAAVFQHTWAEDLLDFHSSGAVVSWLPLFLFVVLFGLSMDYHVFVVSRIREAALNGADVKDAVREGITRSAGVVTSAAVVMVGVFAIFGTLSMVEFKQLGVGLAAAILLDAVIIRIFVLPALMTALGTANWWPGTLPRARHTRHTRHRAVHGRPAERGTP; from the coding sequence GTGCGCAAGAAACCGGCAACGGTACGGATCGCGCGATGGAGCGCCACCCACCCGTGGTCCGCCATCGGCCTGTGGGCGGCCTTCGTCGCCCTGTGTCTGTTCCTCGGCGGGGCCGCCGGCACCCAGAAGATCAGCGACGAGGAATCGGGCGTCGGTGAATCCGGCCGCGCGGGCCGGATCACCGCCTCCGGACACTTCACCGAGAAGCCCGAGGAGAACGTCCTCATCACCGCCGTGTCCGGCGGGAAGCCCGATCCGGCCCTGGCCGAGGCCGCGGCCCGGGAACTCGGGAACCGGATGCGCGCCCTCGCCGAGGTGGAGCGGGTCGGCGCACCCGTCCCCGCCCCCGACGGCACGGCGCTGCTGCTGCCCGTGACCATGCGGGGCGACACCGAGAACGCGGACCGCCGGGTCCAGCCGCTCCTCGACGCGAGCGCCGCGGTCGAACGGTCCCACGAGGGCCTGCGGATCGAACAGGTGGGCACGGGCTCCACCGCGAAGGGCCTGACCGAGACCCTCGGCGAGGACTTCGAGAAGGCCGAGCTGATCAGCCTCCCGCTCACCCTGCTCATCCTGCTCGTGGTCTTCGGCGCGATCATCGCGGCCGGCGTGCCCGTGCTCCTCGCCCTGTCCTCCGTCGGCGCCGCCATCGGTCTGTCGGCGCTCGCCTCCCACGTCCTGCCCGAGACCAGCGCGGTCGGCAACGTCATCCTGCTGATGGGCATGGCCGTCGGGGTGGACTACTCGCTCTTCTACCTCAAACGGGAACGCGAGGAGCGCCGCAAGGGCGCCCGCCACCTCGACGCCCTCGACATCGCCGCCGAGACCTCCGGCCACACCGTCGTCGTCTCCGGCACCACCGTCATCGTGGCGATGGCGGGCCTCTACCTGGCCCAGGAAGCCACCTTCGCCTCACTGGCCACCGGTTCGATCATCGTCGTGGCCGTCGCGGTCCTCGCCTCGCTGACCGTCCTGCCGGCCCTGCTGGCCGCGCTCGGCCCCTGGGTGGACCGCCCCCGCGTGCCGTTCCTGTGGCGCCTCACCCCGCGCTCCGGCGAGTCCCGGCTGTGGCCGGCGCTCCTGAAGCCCGCCCTGGCCAGGCCCGCCCTGACCCTCGTCGTCTCGGTGGGCGCCCTGCTCCTGCTGGCCGTGCCCGCCCTGGACATGAAGCTCAAGCAGCCCGGCTCGGACGACCTGTCCCGCGACATCGCGGTGGTGCGGGCCATGGACCGGCTCACCGCCGCCTTCCCGAGCAAGGGCACCAGCCACCAGGTCGCGGTGCGCGCCCCGGCCGCCGAGTCCGCGCGCGTGAAGGCGGCGCTGAACACCCTGCTCACCCGGACCGAGCGGAACGACCTCTTCGCCCACGACCAGCGCCCCGCGATCCGTGAATCGGCCGACCATCGCGTCCACACCGTGAGCGTCGGCACCCCGTACCCGCCCCGGAGCGAAGAGGCCGGACGATCCCTGGAACTGCTGCGCGCCTGGACCCCGGCGGCCCTGCGGGCGGTGCCGGGCGTCGAGAGCGCGGTCGGCGGCAAAGTGGCCCAGGGCGTCGACTTCACCGGACACCTTGAGCGGCGCATGCCGTACGTCGTGGGCTTCGTCCTCCTGCTGACCCTGGTCACGATGGCCCTGATCTTCCGCTCCCTCGCCGTGGCCCTGTCCGCGATCGCGCTGAACCTGCTGTCGGCGGCCGCGTCCTTCGGTGTCCTGGCGGCGGTGTTCCAGCACACCTGGGCCGAGGACCTGCTGGACTTCCACAGCTCGGGGGCCGTGGTCTCCTGGCTGCCGCTGTTCCTCTTCGTGGTGCTGTTCGGCCTCTCGATGGACTACCACGTCTTCGTCGTCAGCCGTATCCGCGAAGCCGCGCTGAACGGGGCGGACGTCAAGGACGCGGTCCGCGAGGGCATCACCCGCTCGGCGGGCGTGGTGACGAGCGCGGCGGTCGTCATGGTCGGCGTGTTCGCGATCTTCGGCACCCTGAGCATGGTCGAGTTCAAACAGCTGGGCGTGGGCCTCGCGGCGGCGATCCTGCTGGACGCCGTGATCATCCGCATCTTCGTCCTGCCGGCTCTGATGACCGCCCTCGGCACCGCCAACTGGTGGCCCGGAACCCTGCCCCGCGCCCGCCACACCCGGCACACCCGCCACAGGGCCGTACACGGCCGGCCGGCGGAGCGCGGGACGCCGTAG